One stretch of Verrucomicrobiia bacterium DNA includes these proteins:
- a CDS encoding sigma-70 family RNA polymerase sigma factor has protein sequence MTGTATFDIMDLSSTPKEADVAKAEAAAEDRELVKKSQAGDMDAYDRLVRKYQERIYGTIYHMTSNHEDANDLAQETFVKAYSALKNFKGDSSFFTWVYRIAVNKTINFLKTRKNRSFLSLNDLDQQVEHDEELVELVSQHTPRRDAGLAELQEKLNEAMQKLSEDHRTVVTLHDVQGLSHEEIGKIMDCNTGTVRSRLFYARQQLQAYLSDYLK, from the coding sequence ATGACGGGAACAGCCACTTTCGACATCATGGATTTATCCTCCACCCCCAAAGAAGCCGATGTGGCGAAAGCCGAGGCCGCGGCGGAGGATCGTGAACTGGTAAAGAAATCCCAAGCCGGTGACATGGACGCCTATGACCGGCTGGTCCGCAAATATCAGGAGCGCATCTACGGCACGATTTACCACATGACGTCTAATCACGAGGACGCCAACGATCTCGCCCAAGAAACGTTCGTTAAAGCGTACAGCGCCCTGAAAAATTTTAAGGGCGATTCCAGCTTCTTCACGTGGGTCTATCGCATCGCGGTGAACAAGACCATCAACTTCCTGAAAACCCGGAAGAATCGCAGCTTTCTCAGCCTCAACGACTTGGACCAGCAGGTAGAGCATGACGAAGAGCTAGTGGAACTCGTATCCCAACACACACCGCGTCGTGATGCAGGCTTGGCGGAGCTGCAGGAAAAATTGAACGAGGCGATGCAGAAGCTGTCAGAAGACCATAGAACGGTAGTTACCTTGCACGATGTTCAGGGCCTGTCGCATGAAGAGATCGGAAAGATCATGGATTGCAACACAGGCACGGTCCGGTCCCGGTTGTTCTACGCCCGGCAACAATTGCAGGCCTACCTCTCAGATTATCTGAAATAA